The nucleotide sequence GAATCTACCCGCTCCCAGTCAGCCAGGAACTTCTTAACTCCAACATCGGTCAGCGGGTGTTTCAGCAATTGCGATATGACCTTGAAGGGAATGGTGGCCACGTCCGCCCCCATCCTGGCTGCTTCCAATACATGCAGAGGGTTTCTGATGCTGGCCACGATCACCTCGGTTTCAAAGACGTAATTCTGGTAGATCTCCAGAATCTGTCCTACCAGTTCCATCCCCACATGGGAAATGTCGTCAAGCCTTCCCACAAAAGGGCTCACGTACGTAGCGCCGGCCTTGGCAGCCAACAGAGCCTGCAACGGTGAGAAGATCAGAGTGACATTTGTATTGATCCCTTCAGCGCTCAACAGACGCGTGGCCTTGAGTCCATAGTCAGACATGGGGATCTTGACAACCACATGTTCGTGGATGGCGGCAAGCTCCCTCGCTTCTCGCACCAGGCTGTCCACCTCGCTGCTGACAGCCTCAGCGCTCACAGGACCATTGACGATTTCACATATCTGGTAAATAAGTTTCTTGAACTCCTGCCGTCCGCGGCAGCCTTCTTTAGCAACCAGTGAAGGATTCGTTGTGACGCCATCAATCAAACCAAGCTCGCCCGCCTCCTTTATTTCTTCGAGATTGGCAGTATCAAGGAAAAATTTCATCTGTTCCCTCCCCTGGCCAGATATCTTGCGAATCACCTGTCAGTCTGATTCCTGAGATCTCTGGACTAGTGCTACTCCCTGTTGACATTGATTATTGCAAAGACCATTCCTCCAGTTAACGAAAGAGCGCCGACCCGTGGCACTCTCCAGGGAAATGAGTCCTCTGCAACGAGAATTTCGCCTGTCGGTTCACAATTGCAGCGGCTCACTGGCTGTGGTGCTTTCCTTGCTTCCCTGTTTTACCAGCTTGTTCTTTTATGAATTTCTGTTTGCATTCTTCACTGCAAAAAAAATATTCCTTACCAGCAAGATGCAGTGATACAGCCTGGGCCGGGAGCAGGTAGGTGCCGCACTCGGGATCTCTGACCATCTCTGCAGTAGTTTGAGATGCGGCTTGTTCACCTCCCGAGAATCTGCCCATGCTCTTGAAGAGTCGGTAGACAATCACGACCAACAAGATGATTGCCGCAAGTCGTATCATCGTATATCCATGAGCTCAACCCGCTGCTCCGGTGCGTCCAGGTTCTCGAGCAGCTCAGTCACAGTGTGATTGAGCAGTGGATGACGAAGCTGCGGGGCAATCTCTTTGAGAGGCAGCAGTACAAATCGGCGCTGGTGAAGACGGGGATGGGGAACCGTAAGTTCTGCTGTATCGATGACGAGCTCATCGAAAAACAGTAGATCTAGGTCTATAATACGAGGCCCCCACCTGTCTTGCCGAACTCGTCCCATATCCTTTTCAATGGCGAGCATTCGATGCAGCAACCAGTGGGCATCTTTCTGCAAGCCCAACAGGGCAACGCCGTTCACAAAAGTGGGCTGAGCCAACATGCCAACGGGGCTTGTTTGATAGAATGACGAGGTCTTTACCAAAGTTACGCCAGAGGCATTGCTGAGGGTCTCTATGGCCAGCCGGCAATTATGCAACCGATCGCCAAGATTGGAACCAAACCCGATGTAAGCCCTGTGTTCCTGCATCCTACCGAGCCCAGGCTCTATTGACCAAGCCCTTCTGCCGTGCCACGCCAATGTTGCAGCTCAGGCAACCTTATGTCTACTTGAGTCCGAGCACATGCTGCATATCGTATAACCCGGGTTCCTGAGCAACCACCCACTGAGCAGCCTTCACTGCTCCACGAGCAAAGTTGTCCCTGCTATGAGCCCGGTGAGTCAATTCGATGCGTTCACCCACGCCAGCAAAAATGATAGTGTGCTCACCAACTATGTCTCCACCCCTGATTGTCTGAATGCCAATTTCTTCAGGACGCCGCTCCCCTATGAGCCCCCGCCTCTCGAAAACCCCCACTTTGTCCAGATCTCTTCCCAGGGTGCTGGCAATTATCTGGGCAATCTTCATGGCAGTGCCACTGGGTGCATCTTTCTTATGGTGGTGATGAGCCTCGATGATCTCAATGTCAAAGCCGTCCCCAAGTATGCGGGCAATGTCGGCCACCAGTTTGAAAATCAGGTTCACCCCCATGCTCATATTTGGCGCCAGAACGCACGGTATTTCCCGGGCCAGGGACCGTATTGCTTCAATTTCTTCAGTGTCGAAGCCGGTGGTGCCGATGACCATTGGCTTTCCCGCGGCAGCTGCCTGCCGCAGGTGCAGCACTGAAGCTTCATGGAAAGTAAAATCAATAACCACATCCCCGCTGTCAATGACAGATTGGAGATCTCCAGCGACCTTGATTCCCAGCGAACCCAGGCCCAGCAATTCTCCAACGTCCTTGCCCACACTCGGGTGGTCGGCCTTCTCGAAGGCAGCTGCCAGAGAAATGGCCTCTGATTCCTGGATCGTATGGATAATTCTTCCCCCCATCCGTCCTGCCGCACCGGCCACTACTGCTTTTACCATTAGTCTCACCCCCAATCTCCATGGACTGGCAGTCCAGGCACCATAGAGGAGCAAGCAACTGCATGGCAAACGCCATACAATGAAAATGCAACTCAAAGAGCCACCTTTGACCAGATAGTTTCGAGGATCACCTCAAATCGTGCCTGGCGCCATTGCTGCCAGTCTCCCGAGTTGCAGCTTCTTTTGCCATCCATGCCTTCCAGGCCCCTGTTGTCAGACAAGACCATACGATGACAACATTTGGCGCAGCTTGTCTCGATTAGCCTGCGTCATACCCGCCAGGGGCAGTCTGACTTCTCCAGAGGAAATCTTGCCCATCATCTCCAGGGCGACCTTTACCGGAGCCGGATTGGTTTCCAGGAACATGGCATGACACAGGGGCAGCAGCCTGTAGTACAGCTCCCGACCCTTATCAAAGTCGCCGGCCAGCAGCAGGTTGCACAGTTCAGCCATTTCTGCCGGCACCAGGTTGGACACCACACAGATAACGCCCTTGCCTCCTACCGCCATGAGTGGATAGGTGAGGTAGTCCTCCCCGGAAACCACATTGAGACTGTCACCGCAAAGCCTGATAATCTCAGTGATTTGTTTCATTGAGCCGCTTGCCTCTTTGACACCGACTATGTTTTCAATTTCTGCCAAACGGGCAAAGGTCTCGGGCTCGATGTTAACAGCCGTTCTGCCGGGAATGTTGTAGATGACGATGGGAATGTCCACCTCCTCAGCCACCTTCCTGTAGTGCTGGTAGAGTCCCTCTTGCGTCGGCTTGTTGTAATAAGGGGCGATCATCAAGACGCCGTCAGCCCCCACTTGCTTTGCGTGTGCGGTAAGCCTGATTGCCTCGGCAGTATTGTTGGAGCCGGTGCCAGCAATCACTGCTGCCCTGCCCTTTACCTGTTCCACTGTAATTTCTATTACCCGCTCGTGTTCTTCGTGTGATAGAGTGGCAGATTCTCCGGTCGTGCCACAGGGCACGATGCCATGCACACCGTTTTCCAACTGGAACTCTATCAGCTGGCGCAAGCCTTCCTCGTCCACTGCACCATTTTTAAATGGCGTCACGATAGCAGTCATCACTCCCTTGAACATGGTGACCTCCTTGAGACGCGTTTGAGGGTTGCAGGAAACCTGGGGAGAAATGATGGCACACCTATTTTGAAAACTCAGAGCCGCATTTCACCCAGGAAGAATTACGACATTAGTTGAAGGTGCTGCAGAGATTCTATTGCAAGTCGTCCCTCATAGACAAGGGCGGCTTCCCCTTCCAGATACACGGTTTCTGGTAGATCTGCAGCGGCTTCGAAATGAATAGTTAGAACCTCACCGCTGCGAACGTGGATGTCTGTGGGAGGTTGGCTCAATCCTTTGGCAGCAGCCACCAGGGCAGCAGCGGCAGCGCCTGTACCGCAGGCAAGGGTCTCTCCTTCTACGCCCCGCTCATAGGTGCGAATCCTCACACTTCCGTCATTGCCCAGGGCAATGAAGTTCACATTGGTGCCTGCAGGCATGGAGCGCTGATGATAGCGAATCTCCCTTCCCATCTCCTCCACATCTATTCTTTCCAGAGCATCCTGGCTGTCAACAAGCAAGACTGCGTGGGGCACCCCGGTGTTTACCCTGTGGACTGTCACGGTGCCCTGTTTCAGCTCCAGGGATTCATCGAGAACCAGCTCTCGAGGCTGGGTGATCTGCAGTTTAACCCTCTGTTCCAGCACCTCGGCTCGAATGATACCGGCCGCAGTCCTGAACGACAGTACTCGACCACTGATGCCAAGCATATATGCCAGCCGCGCTGCACAGCGACCGCCGTTGCCGCACATTTCCGCACTGCTGCCGTCAGCATTGTAAAACTGCCAGCGGAAATCAACCTCCTCGTCATTCTCGATGAGAATAAGGCCGTCCGCCCCAACCGAGAGCTTGCGCCGGCAAATGCTGCGCGCAAGCTCCGAAGCCTTGTCAGCCGCTATCTTGCCGCTTCGATTGTCAATGAGAACAAAATCATTGCCGCTGCCGCTCATTTTGTAAAAGATGATATCTGTGATCATTGTCATAGCTAGCCAAGGAATTCGGGTAAAGTTTCACCTCTTACGAGATCAGCCACTGTTTCACGGCAGCGAATGGTAGCAAACTCATCATCTTTGACCATGACCTCGGGCGGCCGCGGCCGTGAATTGTAGTTGGAGGCCATGACAAAGCCATAGGCACCAGCACTCATCACTGCCAGGAGATCTCCAGGTTCTGGCTCCACGAGCTCCCTGTCCTTCGCCAGAAAATCTCCCGTCTCGCAGATTGGTCCCACCACGTCCACTCTCACTCGAGGCCGCTGCTTTTTGCTTACAGGTTGGATCTGGTGGTATGAGTCATACAAGCTGGGACGCACGAGATCATTCATGCCAGCATCAACAATAACAAAGCGTTTGACAGAGGTCTGCTTCGTATAGAGAACCCTGGTTACCAGCACCCCGGCGTTTCCCACGATAACGCGGCCAGGTTCAAAAATCAACCGACAATCAAGGCCCAGCAACCCCTGTCCCAGGGCCCGAGCGTATTCTCTGGGGTGAGGAGGCTCTTCATCCGCGTAGGTGATGCCCAGTCCACCACCCAGATCCAGATAGCGAATATGAATACCGAAGCGTGCGAGTCTCTCCACCAGATCTCTCAGTCTGCCAAGAGCATCAACAAAAGGTGAAATCTCTGTCACTTGCGAACCAATATGACAATCTACCCCGACTATCTCTACGTGAGACAGAGACTTGGCCTCGAGATACTGCGCTTCAGCAGAATCGAAGTCGATGCCGAACTTGTTCTGTTTCAATCCTGTAGCAATGTAAGGATGGGTCCTGGGATCAACGTCGGGATTCACCCGAATTGCCACCGGAGCCCGGCAGCCGAGACGTCGAGCACAGGAATTGACCGCCGCCATTTCCTGGGCTGATTCAACGTTGAACATAAGAATACCCTGCTCCAGGGCAAAAGTAATCTCCTCTTCAGTCTTGCCTACGCCGGAGAAGACAATCTTTTCAGGCGCCACACCTGCCTGCAGGGCACGGTAAAGTTCGCCGCCGGAGACAATATCCATGCCAGCCCCAAGAGAGGCAAAGAGCCGCAGTACAGCAATATTCGAACAGGACTTCACGGAAAAACAGGTGAGGTGATCCACGTCTGCAAAGGCATCGTCAAAGGCAACAAAGTGACGGCTGAGAGTTGCGTGGCTGTAACAGTAAAATGGCGTACCCACCTCTGCAGCAATGGCCTCCAGAGAAACATTCTCGCAAAACAGGCGGTCGTTGCGGTAATGAAAATGATGCATTGGTTCACCTAGGCAAATTGAAAACTTTTCACATGCTTGGCCACTGCGGTATTGCCCTGGCAGTCACTACTGCTGCAGGAAATGATCTTTTCTAGTCTGGCTGGGCATAGCCGCCTACCACGTCCGGCGTGGACTGTCAGGGACGGCAGCCAGATCAGACGGCGACCTTCAAGGCCCAGGTTTGGCAGTTGATCAAGGCGATAGATTTTTATGGAAAAAGCCTCTCCTCCCAAGTCAAATCCACAAGACTGCTACTCTATGAGCATTGTTGAACTGCATTTTCAACTATAGCAGAGGCCGCTGTCTCTTTCAGTAGCTGACAAGTTGGCAGATCTTCATTCCTGTGGACCAGGCTCTATCACTGTGCGATTCCAGGGCATGCTGCCCAGCCTGAAGCAGCTGCCAGTCGCAAACCAGTCTTTTCACCGCAGTGATGACAGGGTGCAGCCAAGCGTGCATCATTTTTCGGCGGCCTGGGCGGGCCTTTCCTGCCGCAGCCAGGAGTGACAAACATGAGCAGCAACACCACAATCAGCGAAAGTTTTATCTGTTTGCCCATCTTTTTCACATCTGCAGCTCCTTCTCTGCCTGCAGGATGGCTCGCTCCACCTCAGCCTGAGCTGTTCCTCCTGGTATATGACGGCTGTCTGCTGAACGTTTGGCATTCAGAGCAGCCAGAAGATCTTCTTCGAACACTTTACTGAAGGAGGTCCATTCTTCACGACTGAGGTCCTCGAGATTTTTCTGCTGCTCGAGGCAGTACTGCACGATCTCACCCACTTTTCGATGGGCTATTCGGAAGGGCATGCCTCGCTTGACCAGATACTCTGCCACATCGGTGGCCAGAGTGAACCCCCTCGAGGCCATCTCCTGCAATCGTACAGAATTGACCTTCACATTCTCCAGAATTCTCGCCATAACCTGTAGACATTGCCTCACCGTATCCACAGTGTCAAAAAGCGGCTCTTTGTCTTCCTGTAAATCGCGATTATAGGCCAGCGGCAGTCCTTTCATCATGGTCAGCAGGGAAATCAGGTTGCCAAACACCCGGCCGCTCTTGCCGCGAATCAGTTCAGGTACGTCAGGATTTTTCTTCTGCGGCATAATACTGGAGCCTGTACAGAAGGCGTCGCCAATCTCCAGGTAGCCAAACTCTGTGGAGCTCCACAAAATGAGTTCTTCGGAGAGTCTGCTCAGGTGCATCATGATCAGTGCTGCTGCCGAGACATACTCAATGATGAAATCCCGATCGCTCACCGCATCGATGCTATTGCGACTAATCTCTGGAAAACCCAGGAGTTCAGCAGTCATCTCTCTGTCTATGGGCAGAGATGTACCCGCAAGAGCAGCACTACCCAGAGGTGAAACATTGACTCGCTCTAGACACGAAAGCAGACGCTGTCGATCACGCCGAAACATTTCGTAGTAGGCCAGCAGATGGTGGGAAAAGAGGACGGGCTGCGCATGCTGCAGATGAGTAAATCCCGGCATGACAACGCCCAGATGTTCTTTGGCAAGCGCGATCAGACTCCACTGCAAATCTCGCAGATCATGATTTGTATGTTCTATTTCCTCTCTGAGAAAAAGTCGGACATCCAGTGCTATCTGGTCGTTGCGACTGCGGCCGCTGTGAAGCTTTCCCCCTATTTCACCTACTTTTTCGATGAGGCGCTGCTCAACAGCCATGTGCACATCTTCGTGCGACTCGTCCAGCACGAAGGTGCCATGCTCAATCTCCCTGCTGATCTCAGCCAACCCTTCGATAAGGGCGTCTGCCTCCTCTTCGGTCAGCAACCCCTGTCGGGCCAACATTTTACAGTGCGCCAGACTGCCCTGGATGTCATAGCTGTACAACCGCCTATCAAAATGAATAGATGAGGTGAAATGCTCGACAATTTGGTTGATAGGCTCCCGCAGTCGGCCCTTCCACAATTTCGTCACCTTCCTGCTCCTGCAAATTCTGGACTTCCTCGCTTTACCCCTTCCTGTTAGCCATCGAGCAGCAGCCTCGTCCCCGGGACGCCTGGCCAATCACTGTGCAGCCATCATGAGTCGATCAATCGCTGCAGCCGCAACCGCAGGCCCTGCAGTTTAATAAAGCCGTCTGCCAGAGATTGATCGTAGACATCATCCTCTTCAAAAGTGGCATACTGTGGTTGGTAGAGAGATCTGGCAGACCTTCTGCCCACCACCTGACAGGACCCCTTGTAAAGCTTGACTCGCGCCCTGCCCCAGACATTTGCCTGGGCGGCATCCATGGTCTGCTGCAGCAGCCGCATTTCAGGTGAAAACCAGAAGCCATTGTACACCAGCCTGGCGTACTGTGGTATGAGACTATCGCGAAGATGCATGACCTCGCGATCCATAGTAATGGATTCTACCGCCTGATGAGCCACCCGCAAGATGGTTCCGCCCGGAGTTTCATAGACTCCCCTGCTCTTCATTCCTACAAAGCGGTTCTCAACCAGATCTACTCGGCCAATGCCATGTCTTCCCCCCAGGGTATTCAAACGACTGAGAAGAGCGGCGCCAGTTAATCGTTCGCCGTCCACAGCCACTGGATCGCCCCTCTCAAAGTCGATCTCCACATAGGCGGGTTTGTCGGGTGCCTTCTCGGGCGCCACAGTGAGCACAAACATCTCAGGATCGGGTTCACGCCATGGGTCCTCCAGGATGCCTCCCTCGAAGGAAATATGCAGGAGATTGCGATCCACGCTGTAAGGCTTCTCTAGAGTCGCAGGCACAGGTATGCCGTGCGACTCGGCAAATTGCAGCAGCTCCCTTCGAGACCTCAGGTCCCACTGCCGCCAGGGTGCAATGCATTTCAACCTCGGGTTGAGCGCGGCATAGGTCAGCTCAAAGCGCACCTGGTCGTTGCCCTTGCCTGTGGCGCCATGACTTACGGCATCCGCTCCCTCGCCGGCAGCAATTTCCACCTGCTCTTTGGCGATCAGCGGCCTGGCCAGAGAGGTGCCCAGCAGGTAGTGGCTCTCATAAATGGCATTTGCCCTGAAGGCGGGGAAGACAAAGTCCCGGACGAATTCCTCTTTGAGATCCTTGATAACCACCTTGCTCGCCCCGGTGGCCAGGGCTTTCTCCCTGACTTCTTCCAGTTCTTCTCCCTGCCCGAGATCGGCGGCAAAGGCAATAACCTCACAACCGTAAGTCTCTATCAACCATCTGAGGATTATGGAAGTATCGAGACCTCCTGAATACGCCAGCACAATCTTTTTTACTTCTTCAGACAATCTCTTCCTCCTGCGTCCGTTCTTTTGCCGAGGCGGTCCACCTGTTCAAGCCGCTTGCGGATACAGTACTATCCTCGCAACAGCCACTCCAGAAGAGCTCTCTGGAAATGAAGACGATTCTCGGCCTGATCCCATACTACCGAGTGCGGTCCATCCATAACAGCGTCTGTGATCTCTTCCCCCCTGTGAGCTGGAAGACAGTGCATCACTATAACGTCCGCCTTCGCATGCGCCAGCAAACTTTTGTTTATCTGGTAGTCACGAAAAACAGCCAGACGTCTGTCGCGCTCTTCTTCCTGTCCCATGCTGATCCAGACATCTGTATTGACTACATCAGCAGCTGCGACCGCTTCCACTGGATCTGCCACCATCTCTATAGGATACGGCGCTGTCTTCTCAGCCTTCTCCTTTATTTCCCTGCGCGGCTCATATCCTGGCGGACAGGCCATAACCAGCTGGAATGGAATACGCGCCGCAGCATTGATCCATGAGTGCGCCACGTTGTTGCCGTCCCCAACCCAGGCAATGCGCAGCTCACGATAATCTCCCTTTTTCTCTTGAATCGTCAGTAGATCACTCAACACCTGACAGGGGTGGTACAGATCAGTCAAGGCATTTATGACCGGGATGGTCGCATGATGGGCGAGCTCCTGCAGGGCAGCATCGGAAAATGTCCGCACCGCCAGCACATCAATGTAACGCGACAACACCCGGGCCGTATCAGCAAGTGTTTCCTGACGAGAAAGCTGGGTCTCGCGAGAAGTCAACACCAGCACCTGGCCCCCAAGCTGGTACATGGCCACCTCGAAAGAAACCCTGGTTCTGGTGGAGGGTTTATCGAACAGCAGGGCCAGGGTCCTGCCGGCGAGCGTCCTGTCGAGCTCGCCCTGCTGCCAGGCTTTCTTGAGAAGAGCAGCCTGCCGCAGCAGGCCGTCTATCTCTTCACTGCTGAGATCAAGTATGGTGAGAAGATCTCTTTTCATGCCATTGCGCTCCCCACTCAATGCCGAGGCAACCTCATCCTGCCAGCGAGAACACCTCGTCCAGTGCTTCCACTAGTCTGTCAATATCTGTGGAGGTGATGAGCAGCGGCGGCACAAAGCGAAGCACTCTGTCCGCCGTGCAGTTTATGAGAAAACCCCTCTCCTGACACCTTTGCACAATTGTCTGCCCGGGGATATCGAGTTCGAGGCCGACAATGAGACCTCGCCCACGCACATCCTTGATAAAAGCGTAGCGTTGCTGCAGTTGCTGGAGCTGTTCCAGAAAGTACCCTCCCTGCTCCTGCACAGAAGAAAGCAGCTCCTCCTGGTTCACCCTTGCCAGTACCTGGCAGGCCACTGCACACACCAGCGGTGTGCCGCCAAAGGTGGAGGCATGACTGCCACGAGTAAAAGAGTTGGCAACCTCCCCGACAGCAAGCATTGCCCCGATGGGAAGACCATTGGCCAGAGCTTTTGCCAGTGTCATGATGTCGGGCGCCACCTGCTCATGCTGGTAGCAAAATAGCATACCAGTCCGCCCCATACCCACCTGTATCTCATCATAAATCAGCAGAAGATCGTTTTCCTTACAGAGCTGTCTGAGGCCGGCGAGGTAGCCTGCAGAAGGCAAGCGCACGCCACCTTCCCCCTGTATCGGCTCCACCAGGATTGCACAAACTGTTTCATCGATGGCTGCGGCTGCTGCACTGAGATCATTGAACTGCACATGGCGGAAGCCTGGCAGCAGAGGCTCGAAGCCTTTGTGGATCTTTTCCTGACCAGTAGCGGAAATAGCAGCCATGGTACGGCCGTGGAAGGAACCTTCCATGGCGATAATGGTGTAACGGTCTTTACCAAAGTGGTCGCGAGAATACTTGCGGGCCAGCTTGATGGCAGCCTCGATTGCCTCAGCGCCGCTGTTGCAGAAAAAGACTTTGTCCGCAAAGCTCACCCTGGTGAGGGCTTCGGCCAGCTCTACTTGCGGCTGCGTATAAAAGAGGTTGGATACGTGCACAAGTTGCTGAGCCTGATTGTACAGCACATCTGCCAGTCCAGGAGGACAGTGTCCAAGATTGCACACTGCGATGCCGGCAATAAAATCGACATACTCCCTGCCTTCCATGTCATAGAGAAGGCAGCCTCTGCCTCGACTGATGGCAAGGTTATAGCGGCTATAGGTGTCGCATATATGCGCTCTCGACCTCTCCAGAAGTTCTCTACTATCCATGCAACACTCTCCATCGGACAAAGGTTTTACTTCAACCGTTTTTGCGAAAGCCCTCTTCAACCTCTCCGGTAATTTCAGTGCCCACACCTCGATCCATGAAGATCTCCAGCAGCAGGGCGTGTTCAATTCTGCCGTCAATGATGTGTGCCTTGGCAACCCCTCCCTTTACGGCCTCCACAGCGCATTTGACCTTTGGGATCATGCCGCCGCCGAGAACTCCCTTTTCTAACAGTTCGCTGGCCTCGGCCACGCTCATGCTGGAAATCAACTCGCCGCTGGCATCGAGCACTCCTGGCACATCTGTGAGCAGGATCAGCTTGCAGGCCTGCAGGGCCGTTGCCACTTTTCCCGCCACCAGGTCGGCATTGATATTGTAAGTCTGGCCATGCTCATCAACGCCAACCGGGGCAATTATGGGTATAAAGCGGCTCGCCTCGAGGGTCTGAATGATCTCGGGCTGCACGTGGTCAACCTGGCCAACCATGCCGAGATCAATGAGTTCAGGCGGCTTGTCGTTCTTGTGATTGCTGTACAGATGCAGCTTGCTTGCCTTGATCAGTCGACCGTCCTTGCCGCTCAAGCCCACTGCCTGCCCCCCCTGCTGGTTGATAAGGGCAACTATTTCCTTGTTCACCTTGCCCACCAGCACCATTTCCACCACATCCATGGTCTCTGAATCAGTAATTCGCATGCCCTGGCGAAATTCAGACTTCTTGCCGAGCCGTTCCAGAGTCTTGCCGATCTGGGGCCCGCCGCCGTGGACCACAATTGGATTGATGCCAATGTACTTCAGCAGCACAATGTCCTGGGCAAAGCAACGTTTGAGCTGGTCCTGCACCATGGCGCTGCCACCGTATTTGACTACCACGTTTTTTTGATAGAATTCCCTGATGTACGGCAGAGCTTCTATGAGTACGCTTGCCTTTTCTATCTGCACGTCCATGTTTCACTCTTGCCTGACGGCTACCCCTTTCTCTTATTTAGATTCCAACTTCGCTGGCGGCCCCATTTTCAGAAAAACAGAGGCAACAACTTGTCCAGCCCTACAGAATATAGCGGCTCAGATCCTCGTCCTTGACGATGTCACTGAGTCTTTGCCGCACGTATTCTCTGCTAATGACAATGCGTTGTCCCTTCAAATCTGTGGCATTGAAAGAGACCTCGTCGAGAAGCTTCTCCATTACCGTGTGCAGCCTGCGAGCACCAATGTTTTCGGTGCGGCTGTTCACTTCATAGGCTATCTCTGCCACTTCTTCAATTGCTTCATCTTCGAAGACCAGTTCTATTCCTTCAGTAGCCATAAGGGCTTCATATTGAGTGGTAAGGGCATTCTCGGGTTCTTTGAGAATGAGGACAAAATCTTCCTTGCTCAAAGGATCGAGCTCCACCCGAATAGGAAAACGACCCTGAAATTCCGGGATCAGATCCGAAGGCTTGCTGGTGTGAAA is from Deltaproteobacteria bacterium and encodes:
- the fsa gene encoding fructose-6-phosphate aldolase; protein product: MKFFLDTANLEEIKEAGELGLIDGVTTNPSLVAKEGCRGRQEFKKLIYQICEIVNGPVSAEAVSSEVDSLVREARELAAIHEHVVVKIPMSDYGLKATRLLSAEGINTNVTLIFSPLQALLAAKAGATYVSPFVGRLDDISHVGMELVGQILEIYQNYVFETEVIVASIRNPLHVLEAARMGADVATIPFKVISQLLKHPLTDVGVKKFLADWERVDS
- the folK gene encoding 2-amino-4-hydroxy-6-hydroxymethyldihydropteridine diphosphokinase; translated protein: MQEHRAYIGFGSNLGDRLHNCRLAIETLSNASGVTLVKTSSFYQTSPVGMLAQPTFVNGVALLGLQKDAHWLLHRMLAIEKDMGRVRQDRWGPRIIDLDLLFFDELVIDTAELTVPHPRLHQRRFVLLPLKEIAPQLRHPLLNHTVTELLENLDAPEQRVELMDIR
- the dapB gene encoding 4-hydroxy-tetrahydrodipicolinate reductase, encoding MVKAVVAGAAGRMGGRIIHTIQESEAISLAAAFEKADHPSVGKDVGELLGLGSLGIKVAGDLQSVIDSGDVVIDFTFHEASVLHLRQAAAAGKPMVIGTTGFDTEEIEAIRSLAREIPCVLAPNMSMGVNLIFKLVADIARILGDGFDIEIIEAHHHHKKDAPSGTAMKIAQIIASTLGRDLDKVGVFERRGLIGERRPEEIGIQTIRGGDIVGEHTIIFAGVGERIELTHRAHSRDNFARGAVKAAQWVVAQEPGLYDMQHVLGLK
- the argH gene encoding argininosuccinate lyase — translated: MTKLWKGRLREPINQIVEHFTSSIHFDRRLYSYDIQGSLAHCKMLARQGLLTEEEADALIEGLAEISREIEHGTFVLDESHEDVHMAVEQRLIEKVGEIGGKLHSGRSRNDQIALDVRLFLREEIEHTNHDLRDLQWSLIALAKEHLGVVMPGFTHLQHAQPVLFSHHLLAYYEMFRRDRQRLLSCLERVNVSPLGSAALAGTSLPIDREMTAELLGFPEISRNSIDAVSDRDFIIEYVSAAALIMMHLSRLSEELILWSSTEFGYLEIGDAFCTGSSIMPQKKNPDVPELIRGKSGRVFGNLISLLTMMKGLPLAYNRDLQEDKEPLFDTVDTVRQCLQVMARILENVKVNSVRLQEMASRGFTLATDVAEYLVKRGMPFRIAHRKVGEIVQYCLEQQKNLEDLSREEWTSFSKVFEEDLLAALNAKRSADSRHIPGGTAQAEVERAILQAEKELQM
- a CDS encoding YHS domain-containing protein, with the protein product MIRLAAIILLVVIVYRLFKSMGRFSGGEQAASQTTAEMVRDPECGTYLLPAQAVSLHLAGKEYFFCSEECKQKFIKEQAGKTGKQGKHHSQ
- the lysA gene encoding diaminopimelate decarboxylase yields the protein MHHFHYRNDRLFCENVSLEAIAAEVGTPFYCYSHATLSRHFVAFDDAFADVDHLTCFSVKSCSNIAVLRLFASLGAGMDIVSGGELYRALQAGVAPEKIVFSGVGKTEEEITFALEQGILMFNVESAQEMAAVNSCARRLGCRAPVAIRVNPDVDPRTHPYIATGLKQNKFGIDFDSAEAQYLEAKSLSHVEIVGVDCHIGSQVTEISPFVDALGRLRDLVERLARFGIHIRYLDLGGGLGITYADEEPPHPREYARALGQGLLGLDCRLIFEPGRVIVGNAGVLVTRVLYTKQTSVKRFVIVDAGMNDLVRPSLYDSYHQIQPVSKKQRPRVRVDVVGPICETGDFLAKDRELVEPEPGDLLAVMSAGAYGFVMASNYNSRPRPPEVMVKDDEFATIRCRETVADLVRGETLPEFLG
- a CDS encoding 4-hydroxy-tetrahydrodipicolinate synthase encodes the protein MFKGVMTAIVTPFKNGAVDEEGLRQLIEFQLENGVHGIVPCGTTGESATLSHEEHERVIEITVEQVKGRAAVIAGTGSNNTAEAIRLTAHAKQVGADGVLMIAPYYNKPTQEGLYQHYRKVAEEVDIPIVIYNIPGRTAVNIEPETFARLAEIENIVGVKEASGSMKQITEIIRLCGDSLNVVSGEDYLTYPLMAVGGKGVICVVSNLVPAEMAELCNLLLAGDFDKGRELYYRLLPLCHAMFLETNPAPVKVALEMMGKISSGEVRLPLAGMTQANRDKLRQMLSSYGLV
- a CDS encoding diaminopimelate epimerase produces the protein MTMITDIIFYKMSGSGNDFVLIDNRSGKIAADKASELARSICRRKLSVGADGLILIENDEEVDFRWQFYNADGSSAEMCGNGGRCAARLAYMLGISGRVLSFRTAAGIIRAEVLEQRVKLQITQPRELVLDESLELKQGTVTVHRVNTGVPHAVLLVDSQDALERIDVEEMGREIRYHQRSMPAGTNVNFIALGNDGSVRIRTYERGVEGETLACGTGAAAAALVAAAKGLSQPPTDIHVRSGEVLTIHFEAAADLPETVYLEGEAALVYEGRLAIESLQHLQLMS
- a CDS encoding argininosuccinate synthase; amino-acid sequence: MSEEVKKIVLAYSGGLDTSIILRWLIETYGCEVIAFAADLGQGEELEEVREKALATGASKVVIKDLKEEFVRDFVFPAFRANAIYESHYLLGTSLARPLIAKEQVEIAAGEGADAVSHGATGKGNDQVRFELTYAALNPRLKCIAPWRQWDLRSRRELLQFAESHGIPVPATLEKPYSVDRNLLHISFEGGILEDPWREPDPEMFVLTVAPEKAPDKPAYVEIDFERGDPVAVDGERLTGAALLSRLNTLGGRHGIGRVDLVENRFVGMKSRGVYETPGGTILRVAHQAVESITMDREVMHLRDSLIPQYARLVYNGFWFSPEMRLLQQTMDAAQANVWGRARVKLYKGSCQVVGRRSARSLYQPQYATFEEDDVYDQSLADGFIKLQGLRLRLQRLIDS